In one Sporomusa sphaeroides DSM 2875 genomic region, the following are encoded:
- a CDS encoding FAD-dependent oxidoreductase — translation MQNIVVIGGVAAGLKAAAKARRCDPAAHITVIEKGDLISYGACGMPYYIAGDVEDIEDLMKTPVGILRSPGYFKNVKDIVVRPQTLATAIDRQSKTVTIKNLASGTEEQLIYDKLVIATGASAIKPPLPGVDLANIYQLWHPADAKAIRQGLEEKRFKNAVIIGAGLVGMEMAEALSNWSIPITIVEMKDQVFPAFLDAEIAGIVSKYVQDKGLTLLTAEKVVRFTGGNAVEAVETDKHTLPADLVILAMGARPNVELAKAAGLLLGSTGAIAVDEELRTSDPAIYAGGDCVENTNLLSGRKVFAPMGSTANKHGRIIGENLCGGHAKFKGILSTVVVKIHNLNVGKTGLTEQEAKQLGYEYITAMVAGHDKPHYMPGAKPITVKLIADAATGKVLGLQAVGEGEVAKRVDVAATVLTFGGTINDLFDIDLSYAPPYNSPIDNIAVAANAVMNKLAGKLKGISSLEAKEKMTSAQTVFLDVRTPDECRQIRLADCKNIQYIPLGQLRSRLDELNKSDEIVAFCKISLRGYEAEGILESAGFDNVKVMEGGIVSWPFACEKN, via the coding sequence ATGCAAAACATTGTGGTAATCGGCGGAGTGGCTGCTGGCCTGAAAGCCGCAGCTAAAGCCAGACGGTGCGACCCGGCGGCACACATCACCGTCATCGAAAAAGGCGACCTCATTTCTTATGGTGCCTGCGGCATGCCCTATTACATAGCCGGTGATGTGGAAGACATTGAAGATTTAATGAAAACACCGGTTGGCATCCTGCGTAGTCCCGGCTATTTTAAAAATGTCAAAGACATTGTTGTACGACCCCAGACTCTAGCCACAGCCATTGACCGCCAATCCAAGACGGTAACCATTAAAAATCTAGCTTCCGGCACCGAAGAGCAACTTATCTATGACAAACTGGTCATTGCCACCGGCGCGTCAGCCATCAAACCACCGCTGCCGGGCGTAGACCTGGCCAATATCTATCAACTCTGGCATCCGGCTGACGCCAAAGCAATCCGGCAAGGGCTGGAAGAAAAACGGTTTAAAAATGCCGTCATCATCGGAGCCGGACTGGTCGGCATGGAAATGGCCGAAGCCCTGTCCAACTGGAGCATTCCGATCACAATCGTAGAAATGAAAGACCAGGTGTTTCCGGCCTTTCTGGATGCGGAAATAGCCGGTATCGTGAGCAAATATGTGCAGGATAAAGGCCTTACCCTGTTGACAGCAGAAAAAGTGGTACGCTTCACCGGCGGCAATGCCGTAGAGGCAGTGGAAACCGACAAGCACACTCTCCCTGCCGATCTGGTCATCCTGGCCATGGGCGCCCGCCCCAATGTAGAGCTTGCCAAGGCGGCCGGATTATTGCTAGGCTCAACCGGCGCCATCGCCGTAGATGAAGAACTCCGCACCAGCGACCCGGCAATCTATGCCGGCGGCGACTGCGTGGAAAATACAAATCTGCTATCAGGCCGGAAAGTATTTGCCCCTATGGGATCGACGGCCAATAAGCATGGAAGAATTATCGGTGAGAATCTGTGCGGTGGTCATGCAAAATTCAAGGGTATTCTCAGTACTGTTGTCGTCAAAATTCATAACCTAAACGTTGGCAAAACCGGCCTGACAGAACAAGAAGCCAAACAACTGGGCTATGAATATATCACCGCCATGGTAGCCGGCCACGACAAACCGCATTACATGCCGGGAGCCAAACCAATTACCGTAAAATTGATTGCCGATGCCGCTACCGGCAAAGTACTGGGCCTGCAGGCCGTAGGGGAAGGCGAAGTGGCTAAACGGGTGGATGTTGCGGCCACAGTCCTGACATTCGGCGGTACCATTAATGACTTATTTGATATTGATTTATCGTATGCCCCGCCGTATAACTCGCCTATCGACAATATTGCCGTAGCGGCCAACGCGGTCATGAATAAACTAGCTGGTAAATTAAAAGGCATTTCCTCCCTTGAGGCTAAAGAAAAAATGACATCCGCACAAACTGTTTTCCTCGATGTGCGCACCCCGGATGAATGCCGTCAAATTCGTCTGGCTGACTGCAAAAACATCCAATATATTCCCTTGGGGCAGTTACGCAGCCGCCTGGACGAATTAAACAAAAGCGATGAAATTGTAGCCTTCTGCAAAATCAGCCTGCGCGGCTATGAGGCTGAAGGCATTTTGGAAAGCGCAGGCTTCGACAATGTTAAGGTTATGGAGGGCGGCATTGTATCCTGGCCATTCGCTTGTGAAAAAAATTAA
- a CDS encoding Rossmann-like domain-containing protein — protein MTLLQEARTKLRQLAATYKWNENEKVHIVSAHDLTPAEAIGKPDRDDYPLLTGKEVMMEARFRGSAGQAFTDRPGRFEGTFGEVLQLPLDTNFRRAVFVATLNAVLRNLQQIKATVHCKDSEPALCAQKLPSYIQLRYGQPKIAFIGLQPGLIQALKSAGFDMRVTDLNPDNIGQIRCGVQIEDAARNVEHVRWADIVLATGSVLVNDTYQELQQGKPVIYYGVTAAGLAKLFDLPRICFCGR, from the coding sequence ATGACACTACTCCAAGAAGCCAGAACAAAACTTCGCCAACTAGCGGCAACCTACAAATGGAATGAGAACGAAAAGGTTCATATTGTGTCCGCACACGATCTCACTCCCGCAGAAGCGATTGGAAAGCCGGACCGGGACGATTATCCCCTTCTCACCGGAAAAGAAGTCATGATGGAGGCCCGCTTTCGCGGTAGCGCCGGCCAAGCCTTTACCGACCGGCCAGGGCGGTTTGAAGGCACGTTCGGCGAAGTGCTGCAGTTGCCGCTGGACACCAATTTTCGCCGAGCGGTATTTGTCGCAACGTTGAACGCTGTCCTGCGTAATTTGCAGCAAATAAAGGCAACCGTCCACTGCAAAGATAGCGAACCAGCGCTTTGCGCTCAGAAACTGCCGTCCTATATTCAGCTGCGGTATGGCCAGCCCAAGATCGCGTTTATTGGGCTGCAGCCCGGCCTTATCCAGGCTCTGAAGAGCGCCGGCTTTGACATGCGCGTAACCGATCTTAACCCGGATAATATCGGCCAAATTCGCTGTGGCGTACAGATTGAAGATGCGGCCCGCAATGTCGAACATGTCCGTTGGGCGGATATTGTCCTGGCCACAGGCAGCGTCCTGGTCAATGACACTTACCAGGAACTGCAGCAAGGAAAGCCTGTCATTTATTATGGGGTGACTGCAGCAGGTCTGGCAAAATTATTTGATCTTCCCAGAATTTGTTTTTGCGGACGCTAA